The window AGGCGTCGAGAGGCTCATCGACTCGGGCATCACGGACATCGAGGAAATCAAGCGGCTTCTCAGGATAGGCATGGGGCCCTGCCAGGGAAGGACGTGCATCCCGATTGTAATCTCAATCCTCGCGAGGAAGACGGGAAAGAGACAGGAGGATATACCGCTCCCGAAGTCGAGGGTTCCGATAATGCCCGTCCGCGTCGAGGTTCTGGTGGGTGGTGCCGATGAGTAAGATAGCGATCATCGGCGGCGGAATAATAGGCGTCGCGACGGCCTATGAGCTGGCAAAGCTCGGAGAAGAGGTAATCCTCTTCGAGAAGAACTACTTCGGCTCAGGTTCGACCTTCCGCTGTGCAACGGGAATACGGGCGCAGTTCACGGACGAGGCCAACATCAGGCTCATGAAGTACGCCATCGAGCGCTGGGAGAGACTTGAAGAGGAGCTCGGGGCCGAGATAGGCTTCCGGCACTCCGGTTACCTCTTCCTGGCGACGAGTGAGGAGGAGGTTGAAGCCTTTAAAAACAACATAAAGCTCCAGAACAGCTTTGGCGTTCCCACGAGGCTCATAGATATGGATGAGGCAAAGGAAATAGTCCCGCCACTCAACACGGAACCGTTCTTGGCCGGGGCCTGGAACCCGATGGACGGAAAGGCCAACCCCTTCAAGACGCTCTTTGCATATCTCACGAAAGCCAAGGAGATGGGCGTTGACGCGAGGGAGCACACCGAAGTTGTGGCTCTGGAGCGCGAGGGGGACAAGATAATCGCGGTGAAGTTCAGAAGCAACGGAAAGGTGGAGAGCGTTAAGGTTGACGCCCTTCTCAACGCGGCCAACGCATGGGCACCGCTGATTAACGAGATGGCAGGCCTGAGCAGGGAACTCGTTCCAATAACCGCGTACAAGCACCAGCTCGTGAAGACGGAGCCCCTCAAGCCGGGTCAGGTCGAACCCCTCGTCTGTCCGCCAAGCTGGAACGACAGCTACCTCATCCAGGACGGCGAGGACGGTGGAATAATCTGTGGCTCGGGAATAGAGCACAAAGCCAAAAGCCTCGACGACTACGAGCCGACCTACGACTTTCTGAGGGGTGTGCTGAAATACGCCGTTCAGATAATTCCCGCCATCAGACACGCCCATATCGTCCGCCAGTGGGCCGGCTTCTACGCTAAAACGCCTGACAAGAACCCTGCCATAGGAAGGCTCCTCGACAACTTCTACATTGCGGCAGGCTTCAGCGGCCACGGCTTCATGATGGCTCCAGCGGTTGCCCAAGCGATGGCGGAGTTCATGACCAAAGGAAAAAGCAAAGTGCCCCTCGACTGGGAGTGGTACGACCCGTACAGATTCGAGCGCGGCGAACTGAGGAGCTCGGCCTTTCAGATAGGCTAATATATCCCAAAAGTCTGCCAAATATTCTTTTGTTTTCTACACTATGTGACGCAGGTTATTCGAGAATGGGAGTAAAATTTAAATAGGTATTCTCAGAATTAATGCACGCATACGTACTTCCACGCCTCTTTCTGTCCTCTTCAAGGTCAGGAGGTGATCACCGTGATTAGGGTTGAGAGTGCCCTTTCAGCCTTTGGGGTTGAGAAGTCTCCATGGGGTCTTGAACAGGGGGTGGGGCACGGAGAATTCATGGAAATCTTCGAGCCACTTCCAGAAATAGGCGAAATTCTCCAGAAGAGCGAGAGTCTTGAGGAGGCAAGGGAGAAGCTCCTGGAATTCACGAAGAACCTGGGGTGGAAGTTCAAAAGCGGCGAGATAGAGGTAAGCCCCCTAGATAGGTGGCTCGCCATCTATGCCTGCGACGTCTTTGAGAACATTCTCTCGCCATACAACGA of the Thermococcus onnurineus NA1 genome contains:
- a CDS encoding (2Fe-2S)-binding protein, which codes for MSGKKIICRCNDVTVEGVERLIDSGITDIEEIKRLLRIGMGPCQGRTCIPIVISILARKTGKRQEDIPLPKSRVPIMPVRVEVLVGGADE
- a CDS encoding NAD(P)/FAD-dependent oxidoreductase, with the translated sequence MSKIAIIGGGIIGVATAYELAKLGEEVILFEKNYFGSGSTFRCATGIRAQFTDEANIRLMKYAIERWERLEEELGAEIGFRHSGYLFLATSEEEVEAFKNNIKLQNSFGVPTRLIDMDEAKEIVPPLNTEPFLAGAWNPMDGKANPFKTLFAYLTKAKEMGVDAREHTEVVALEREGDKIIAVKFRSNGKVESVKVDALLNAANAWAPLINEMAGLSRELVPITAYKHQLVKTEPLKPGQVEPLVCPPSWNDSYLIQDGEDGGIICGSGIEHKAKSLDDYEPTYDFLRGVLKYAVQIIPAIRHAHIVRQWAGFYAKTPDKNPAIGRLLDNFYIAAGFSGHGFMMAPAVAQAMAEFMTKGKSKVPLDWEWYDPYRFERGELRSSAFQIG